DNA from Leptospira mayottensis 200901116:
CCTTGTTCTAGGATGGAGTCGATCGAATCCCGCAATAAACCTAGATCCTTCAAACCTTCCACGAGTGTTCTAACGGCTTGATCGTGAATCGCGACAAATTCGACTCCTTCCTTTGTGTTTGACACAGCCTCCTTTTGCGCCTTTAAAACGACTTCATACACTGCTTTTTGTTCAGAAGAAAATTTTTTACCCACAGGAAAATTTCGAGTAACGTCCGCGGTATAATATCCTTTTTCCGCACCGCTGTCCACAAGAACGAGTTCACCGTCGTTCAACTTACAGTTGTTAGACGTATAGTGTAAAATTGTAGCATTCTTTCCACCGGCGACTATATGTCCGTAACCTCCTCCCCAGGCCCCATGTTTTAAATATTCGGATTCTAAAATGGCTTCAAGTTCGTACTCGTACATACCGGGCTTAGATTCTCTCATAAGCCTTTCATGGCCCAAAGCGGTAATCCTAGCGGATTCTCGAAGCGCATCAATCTCCGCTGGAGATTTAAACATACGCATCCAATGTAAAAAATCGGGAGATTCGATTCTTCTCGGCCCAAATTTTCCCTCCCTGGATCTTTGATTGAGAGAATAAATCCATTCGATGAGTTTCGTATCCCGAACGAGATTTTTTCCGAAAAAATGATACAAGGTATGTTGATTGAGGAGGATCTCGTCCAGTTTGGATTCCCACTCCGTCGTATCAAACGACTCGTCGAGCCTTAAAAGCTCTTTTGCCTTTTCCTTTCCGACTCTAATCCCGGTCCAAATCTCCTTTTCCTTATCCTTGGGAAGAACAAAGATAGATTTATAAGAATTTTTTAATATTAGAATCCCGTCGGATTCGTCAAGGCCGGTGAGATAATAGTAGTCAGAATCCTGACGAAATTTATAGTCTACGTCCCGATTTCGGATTAAATGAGAAGCCGCAAAAACGATCAAAACCTCTCCGTCTTTGAGCTTTTTCTGAACTTCCGCGATTCTTTCTCTATAAAGGGTATGAGTCATTTTACATTTCCTTTTTCTAATTGGATCGCCGCTTTAAACATCTTATCCATATCCTGTTCCCTCATACAACGAAAATGTCCTTCCGGACAAACCTTTCCACCATGAATCCCACAAGGACGACAATAAAGCCCCTGGATCTCGGAAATAAAGAAAGAATCTGCAAGAGGAGTATAACCGAAATCAGGAATAGTTGCACCAAAAACCGCTAATGTGGGAATATTAAACGCAGAAGCAAAATGAATAGGAGAAGAATCATTGCTGATCATCAAGGCAGTTTTGGAAACCAAAAATGAAAGCTCGGGTAAGTTGGTTTTTCCCGCAAAATTAATTCCGTAACCAGCACCCACTTCTTCACAAAGATCGATATCCGCTTTGGAGCCGATAAGAACTACTTTTTTTCCGGATTCTTTCGCAAGACGTTCTCCTAAAATTCTAAACTTAGAAGCAGGCATCCGTTTCGTTTCCCAAACCGAACTCGGCGCGAGTAAAACGTAATTCCCTTCTTCGAGCCCATTCTCTTGCATCAAAACTCGAACTCGAAAGATAGATTCTTCGCGCCAAAAAAGTTCAGGACGTTTTTGTATTTTAGAATATTCCTCTCTGTCGTATAACAAAGAAAAAAGTTTTTCCACCTCGTGCATTCCTTGAATAGACCTCGGAATTTTTTTTGTGAGTAAAAAAGAAAAACCCGCGGATTCGTAACCGATTCTCACCTTGGCCCTACTAGCAAACCCGATCAAAGTGGAACGAAAGGAAAAATGTGGGAGGATACAAAGAGTATAACGTTCTTTTCGGAGACTCCACAAAAAAGAAAAAAATTTCCACAAAGATCTTTTAAATTCTTTCTTATCCAGAGGAATCAGTCTGTCTATATAAGGGTTAGCTTCCAGCACACTTTCGGTCCCTTTATTGACTACGACCGTAAGGTGTGAATTCTGATATTTTTTTTTGACTTCCCGAAAGAAGGAAGTCGTTAAGATCAGATCCCCTAAAAATGCAGTCTGAACCAGAAGTATTTTTTCATTCACCGTTAAATTCCATTCTAAACTTTGGAAAGAATCGTCGCAAAATTGTTTATCCCTAATCCACCAATCGAAAGAGCCAAGCCGTTTTGAAAACGTTCCTCTTTATACATCCAAGTCTGTAATTCCGCAATTTGAGCAAGACCGGAAACTCCCACAGGATGCCCCCTCGTTTTCAAACCACCCGAGGCATTGATCGGGAGTTGTCCATCAGGATGAGTTTTACCTTCCCGCACATAACGCAGAGCCTTTCCTCTCGGAAAAAGTCCCGCGTCTTCGGCACCGATCAACTCGAAAGGAGTAAACGCATCGTGAAGCTCGGCAATCTGAATCCGCTCCGGTTTTAAATCGGCTTCTTTATACGCTCCCGCAAACGCGGAAACACTGGAAGGGAAACTTAAAAAACCCGGAGGAGAAGAAAGATCTCCGATCCCGTGACCGATTCCACGAACCTCAAGCCGTTTGGGAGATTTCGTTTTTTCAGAATCGAGTAATACCGCACAACTCCCGTCGGAAAGAGGAGAAATATCATACAGACAAAGAGGACTCGCAAAGAGAGGAGAATTAAAATATTCTTCTTCCGTAATATTCTTCCGAATATGAGCCTTTTCGTTCCTCAGTCCGTTGTCGTGCAACTTCTTGGAAAGAGCGTATAAATCCTTACGGTCGTATCCGTACTCGTGCAGATAACGTGTCGCTATCATTCCCCCACCTTGAGCCATGGACATCGCAAAACCTTTCTGACGTTCAGACAAAACACTCCCTAAAAGAAGATTGTTTTGCTCCCTTTCCAAACGACTCATCACTTCGGTAGCAATTACAATTCCTCTTTGAAATGCTCCCGATCGCAGAAAGTAAACGGCAGTATGAAGAGCACTCGCTCCCGACGAAGAAGCGGTCTCCGTTCTAATAGTAAATAAATTCTTTAAACCAAGGCTCTCCTTAATTCTTGCAGAAAGAAAGATCTCTCCCGTGTATCTTTCGGGAGCCATCGCAGCAAAAATAAGAAACTGAGGTTCAAACTCAGAATTTCTTTCCAAAAGTTGAATTGCAGTTTGATAAGAAAGAGAATGATAATCAAGTGCAGTCTTACCGAAGTGACTGAGTTCCGAATCGAGAATAAAAACGGGTGCAGACATCAGAGTCTATGTTTTTAAAAATTGTGAGATTGAAAATCAAAAAAAATTAAATAACGCAAGTAAGACGACTTTTCATTCGAGTTTCTAAACTATCCTTGCAAAATTAAGAATGATTTTTATACTGAATTGATAACAAGGAGAAAACAATGAAAGGTAATAAAGAAGTACTTGAGATTCTCGCAGAAGTGCTTTCTGCAGAACTCACAGCAATCAATCAATATTTTATTCACGCAAAGATGAACAAGAACTGGGGTTTTAAAAAACTTGCAGATTTTATGAAACACGAATCCATAGACGAGATGAAACACGCAGACGAAGTGATCGATCGTATCCTTTATCTGGACGGCGTACCTGATCTTCAAAAATACATGAAGATTAACGTAGGAAAAAACATCGAAGAAATCTTAAAAGTGGATCTCGACTTAGAATACGCGGCTGTGGAAAGATTCAATCGTGGAATCGCGATCGCGGTTAAGAACAATGACAACGGAACCAGAGAGCTGTTTGAAAAAATTCTCGTCTCTGAAGAAGAACACATCGATTGGATCGAATCCCAACAAGAAATCATCCGTCAGATCGGCGTTGAAAACTATCTCGCGCAGCAAATAGAGTGACAAATTTTAAAAAACCAATTCCTAAAAAATCTCTCCGGTTAAAATCAAAAAAACCTGCTATAAAAAATTTTCCGAACGATCCAAGGCAAAAACAAAATCCTTTTAAATCGGAATGGGATTTTTCAAAACCGGATTCTTTCGAGTACCATGCATCTTGCCCGGACGGACTTTCCGGGCTTTTAAGAGAGGAAATCTTAGAGGCTGGTCTAAAAATTATTTCCGAAAATAGAGGCGGAGTTTTTTTTCAAGGTTTAGCGCACACTCTCAAGGAATTCGCACTTTCCACTGGAATCTCGTCCGGAATCAGCATTTCTTTAAAACACTGGAAAGTGGAAAATCCCGAGGATCTTTACGATCAGGCTGTCCAATTTCCGTTTGAGAAAATCCTCGGACCCGAACATTCTTTTCGAATCGATTCGACAACCAAGGATTCCTTGAAAGATTCACGTTATGCGACATACAAGCTCAAAGACGCCATTTTTGATCGATTTCGCTCCCAAGGAAAAGAACCCCCGAAGGTCTCTCGAGACGAACCCGATTTTTTATTCTATCTTCGTTCCCATTCCGATCATGCAAAACTTTCCCTGGGACTCAATACAAGACCTCTTCAACAAAGAGGACATGGAAGAATCGGAGGACCGGCTCCTATGCGGGAAATTCTCGCATCCGCTTTGGTTCGATATTCGGGATGGAACACCAAATCATCGTTATATGATCCGTTCTGCGGTTCGGGAACCATCGTAGTGGAGGCGGCTCTCAAACTTTTATACAGCGGTTATACGAATTACAGAAGCCTGACGGCTTCTCTTCCGTTTAAAAAACTCTTTGGGGAAACGAACCTCAACGTAAAAAATTATTCCGAAGTGAAAATTTTCGCATCGGACAAGAACGAAACAACTTTGAATCTTGCAAGACAAAATGCAAAGAACGCAGGTGTGGATCACTTGATCACTTTTTTTGAATCGGATGCTACTGTTTCCGAAAACGAGAAAAAAATTTCCGGCGGTTTTATCGTGACCAACCCTCCTTATGGAGTTCGAATAGGTACCAAAGAAGAAGCCAAGGAAATTTATGTTGTATGGGGCAAAAAGCTCAAAGATCATTTTGCGGGAAATATCTTGGCACTCGCTTGCGGAGATACCTCACTCTTAGGTTTTCTCAAATTGAAAAAAGATAAGGAGCAATCCCTAACGATTGGTAAGCTCGAAGGAAAATTAGTTGCCTACACTTTGGGCAAATAATCCAATCGAACCGGAATGAAACATCAAGAAATTTTCCTTAAACTTTTGGAAGTCACAGATAATACTAAGGATTCGTTTCAATTTCTAAAACTTTTCCGTTCGATCGAACCTGAAAAGTTCGCTGTGATCTATGCGGATTCCGGTACACTTATGGAGTCCGCAGAAGCACTCCTTTACAATCTCAAGATTCTTCATAAGTTAGATTTATATCCGGTTGTCGTTTTAGACAAAGACGGAATTTCCTACACCAATCTCTTTTATAGAAACCATAACAAAGAAGAATCCCCGTCGATTCTCCCCGGAAAATTATTCCGACATCCTCAAAATTTAGCGGGTGCGGTCATTTCGGCCCTTTCGGAAAAAAAAATTCCGGTTTTTGTCACGGGGGAAAAAGGGCCGCCTCTTTTCACATTCTTGACTAAGCTCTGCTCCACTCTGCATACGAAAAAGCTAGTTCATCTTTATTCGAGAGGAGGAATTTTCTGCGAAGGGAATAAAATTTCGATCTTCGATGTCGACTCTTCCATAAAACCAGACCCAGAAGATGCTTCGCTTTTGTTTTTTTGTTTAGAACTTTATAAAAATGTAAAGGATAAGGAATTCGGAATTGCGGTTACATCCGCTTCCTCACTGTTGAAAGAATTATTTACGATTAAGGGAAGCGGAACTCTGATCCGTAGAAAAAATAGAATCGACTTCATCCCGGATCATCGTTCGATTTCCAGAGATAAGTTGAATCTTCTGATTGAAAAAGCTTTTCAAAGATCTCTGAAAGAAAATTTTTGGAGTCAAGAGTTTGCTGGAATCCTTTTAGAATCCGAATTCAAAGGTTGTGCGTTGGTAAAAAAAACCCCTTTCGGAACATTTCTTTCCAAGTTTGCGGTAGACGAAATTGCCAGAGGAGAAGGTGTCGGAAGAGATATTTGGGACGAAATGACCCGCAAATTTCCCGTTTTATTCTGGAGAGCAAGAAAGGAAAACACGATATCCAAGTGGTACATGAAAGTCTGTGACGGAATGCAAAAGGAAGGAATCTGGATTTATTTTTGGATTGGAGTCCAGGAAGAGCATATTCCGGGTATTTGTTTCTTTTTAAGAAATTATCCGCAAGATCTATCGAGCGATCCATAGAGAGCGAGATAGCCGTAGATAGCGAAAACATTACCGAGCGACCGTAGAAGCGAGGTTGAGTTAATCGAAGGTTCTTAGCGCAGCTAAGATGAGCGATCCATAGATTAGTATGATTCTTGGATGTGAGGCAGTTCCGAGTATGATATTCTTGAATCGACGGAGTTAAGAAGGCCGGTGGCAGATTGATCGCTCTGCCAGTCGTTTGAAGAGGTTAAGACATCTCGCTCCTGAACTCGAAGTATAACGCTCTCTATTTCTCACAATTACTTGGATCTCTTCCGACAATCCTCTGTGAAACGTGCGCGCCCCACCCGCGTTTGGGTGGAGGAGGAGAGGTGGCGGGAAGACTCCGGTGATTTTTCTCTATCAGAAAATCAGACTTTTTGCAAGTAAAAAGCCTCGTTCTTGTCGGAACACTTGAAAAAATATGTGTTTTGGAGTCTTACTATTTCAAAATTCCTCTCAACTTGTAAGTCCGCCTTCTGAACTGAAGGTCGCAGAGCTTTCTCATGGGTCGCTCTCTTGGGGTGATACCTCGATCCATAGATGAATCTCAATCCTTCAGAATCGCAAAAACGATATTAAAAGTTCATAAAGAAGTTCAAGTGATCGTATTGAATCCGGGAGACCTTGCTACAATTTACCAATCCTTGAAAAAGACGGATAAAGAAGACTCGCTCAAGATCACAAGACTCATACAACGTTTTCCGATAGACGAATTGCCGGTCGTTCCGATTCCTTCCGATGAAAAAAAGGACAAAAGAAAACTATGCACCGAACAGTAGAATTGTGTAAAACAACTAACACAAAACAAGAATCGGCTTCACAGTTTATTTACTCAGGCTGGTGTGACTCAAATTACAAAGAAACATTTACGAACTAAACTCTCAAGAGAATTCTACATAAACTTGCTTCCTGAACGATACAAAAAAGAAGCAGAAAGAATTTTAAAAGTTTAGGCTTAGTAGAACTAAATCTAAAACTAATAGAAGAAGAAGAGGTTATCTCAAAAACCGTCATCCGTGTAGTCAGATTTAAAATTTCTTGTACTTAAACTATAAATAATATAATTGATCGTTATGAGCTGATTAGGTGACTAACGAACGAACAATGCAATTTGCTTTGCGATTGACTTGTAGAACCCGAAGCAAGAGATGACGGTAAAGGTCGTCCGCGTGTAAATTCAAGATCGATTTTGGACGGTATATTATGGATTCTTCGCACCGGTGCTCCGTGGATGGACCTACCTGATAGATATCCCGCATATCAAACATGCCATCGAAGATTCCAAGAATGGCGCAAAAATGGAAGCCTGGATAAAATTTTAGAAGCGCTTCTTCATGACTTAGAAATAAGAGGCAAGATGGATTTAAGCACGTGTTTCATTGACGGGACTTTTGTTCCTGGAAAAAAAGGGGCCTACGTATTGGCAAAACTAAACGGGGAAAGGGTACAAAAGTCATGGTTATCGTCGACAAAAATGGTATTCCTATCTCCGCCGGGATTGAAAGTGCTTCGCCGCATGAAAGTAAGCTCGCGGAAGGTGCAATCATCCGCAAAAAAGTCAAAGGCAAAATCAAAGATTTAGTCGGAGATCGTGCTTACGATTCTGATCCTTTAGATGAATATCTTAAAAAGAAATATAAAGTAAATTTGATCGCTCCACACAAATCAAATCGAAAAAAGAAAAAGACACAGGATGGACGTAAGTTGCGGAAATATCGTGGAAGATGGAAAATTGAACGAACTTTTTCTTTGGCTACAGAACTTCAGAAGATTTGCAACTCGATACGAACGAAACGATCAAAACTTTTATGGAATTCTGATACTCGCATGTATCATGATCGTTATTAGGAGTTTTTGAGATAACCTCAAATTAAAGAAGCCTTAAAGAAAAACAAGGCTTATGCTCAAACGATCCTTTCGATGTCAGGAATTGGCTTGTTCACTTCTTTAGAGATCATGAGTTATATGGGAGATTGTAAAAGATTCTCTTCGGCTAAACAAGCCGCTTACTACGTAGGTCTTGTGCCGAGGGTTGATATTTCTGGAGACTCCGTTTATTACGGCAGAATTGTCAGCCTTCAATTCGAAGAGTGATCGTTCAGGCGGCCTGGAGCCTTGTCCGTTGTCAATATGGCGGAAAGATAAAAGAATTCTATCAAAGATTATATCCTAAAAAAGGTCCTAAAAAATCAATCATAGCGACTTCTCGCAAAATGATCGAAATTCTTTATACAATGATTAAAACGGGAGAGCTTTTCGATTCTATGCCGGATAAGGTTCTCAATCGTAAGTTGATTTATTATGGTCTTATATAAAAAATAGCGGAGGGGACTTGACACAAGAAATATAGGAGAGAGAAGGATAGTCGTAGATAGCGTAATCGAAGACTCTTAGCACAGCTAAGATGAGCGATATAAAAGAGTAACTTTTCTAATACTGAAGTAACTTAGGCGAATTCGATCTATGATATTTTAAGAAAAAATGGATTGAAAATAAACAATAAATTACAATTCTATGAAATGTAAAACGCAACAATGATTTCTCCAAATTTTTATTAGAATTGATCTCAAGATGGATACCCGAGTTTTTTTATACGATGGAGAGTGTTCGTTTTGCTCCAACCTCGCAGCCAAACTGCAAAATCTGAATCTCGACCCCAAGATCAGATTTAAGTCCTTTCGCGATTTTTCAGAAAAAGAATTGAGAGAAATCCATCCGAATTTGAATATCAGCGTCGCAGAAGGAAACGTTCAAATGATCGCAAACGGAAGGAGATATCCCGGATTTTTTGCGGTCCGAAAGCTCAGTCATTCTTTAAAAGGGTACCGTTGGATTGCACCACTTCTTTATCTTCCCTTGATTCCAATTTTAGGAATGATCGGAATGAATTTTCTAAAGTCCTTGAAAAGTCGTTAGGCCATCGTAAAACACAAGTCTTGCATCTAAAGCAAGCCTGCTTCCTTCCATTATTCGATTTCTTTTTTCCTCCGTGTCCGCCACAATTTCGATTAAGCGAAAAAGTTTTTCGGCGTGAGATTCGTCCGCATTTAAATTGACTTGAAAAAATTTTCCTTCCGGCAAACAAATTCGCTTCTTTAGATCCTTGTAAGACTTAAACATTCTAGAATATTCTAATTTAAGCAAGTATTCGTTCGCTGGACCAAGCGCACCCAGGGCAGAGTAAAAATCCGTGGTAGTTATCCTCCGCATTAAATCTATATAAGACTTTGTTTCGGGAAGTCTATGTATATCTTGCACCACCTCGCCCATATCCGAAAGAAATTTTTTTAAGATACAAACGTGAGAATCTTCCGCATTACCCTCGCCCAATTCCTCCCAAATATTAGAGACAAGAACGATTTTTGCGTCTACAGAATCACTGATCGCAGCCGTATTTAAAAACCAATTTACAAAGTCTATGCTGACGAAGTATTCCTGACGAAGCCAGAGAAGAAGGTCTTCCTTTTCCATTTTCTTTTCCTTTTTTTCCAACCAACAATTGGAAACCAGGACCGGATGATTCCGAACCGATTCTTCCAAAGAATTTCGAAAGGATTCGGAAGTTTGAATAGGGATCACTGTCTGCATAAATCCATGACTTTATCTTTGACTTGATAAGGATCTGATTTTCTTTTTGGCATATAAAAATCGATCAGTCTCAAAATCCAAACGGGCTATTTTTAGAATCTCTTGCAACAAGTTTTTTTCGTCCCCTAGGCTCCAACGATAACAAATCGGAAATGTGGAATAAAACGGAGACAAACCGGGAGTAAGATTTATCTCAAGAAAATAAGGATTTCCTAAAGAATCGAGTTTCCAATCCAGTCTTGCAGGACCGGAAGTACCAAGGAAACTACAAAGTAATCGACTCCGTTCCTGAAGGAACATCTCCAAACCGGAAGGACAATCAAATATGAGAGCTTCCGGCATTACACTTTTAGATTTCGTTTTTTCCCCGTAAACCTCTTCTACTTTGAGTTCGTCCCGAAGGAGCAATCTTCCCGCAGAACTGACTCTATAGCCTACAACATTAGATCCCATTACGGAAATCGTATATTCAATTCCTGTTAAATATTCTTCCAAGAGATAAGGAAAAAATTCTTCCGGCCTGGAGGATAACTTAAAACGAAGATCTTTTTCATCGTGAATAATACTTTCCTCTCCGATTCCGAGACTGGAACCTTCTCCAGAAGGTTTTAAAAATCCGGGAAAGGAAAACTCCTTCGAAACCGTAAAATCCGTCTCAGAACGAATTAAAAATCCGGGTACAATCGGAATACCCATCGACTGAGCGAATATTCTCGTTAGATTTTTATCCAAGGACACGTTTTGAGAATAAACGTCCGAACCGGTGTGAGGAAAACCAAACAACTCCGCCGCGGCAGGAATCAAGGACTCCCTGTTTCTGGAACGAAATCCCTCCATCAGATGAAAGAGGACCGGGCGTTTTGTAAAATCCAAGTCGGAATAATGTTTTAACTTTTCTAAAAGTTCATTCGGAGTGGCGACAAGTTCGACTCTTTCCCCAACTTCGCTTAACAATTCTAAAATAGCGTCTACAGATTTCGATGATTCCCATTCCTGTTTGTAGATTTCCGGAAATTCCCCTTCAAACTCATGAAGGTCCGCGTAAACAAGAACTGTCGGCGTTGCATCACGCATTCAATTTTTTCTCTTGGGCACCGAACGCGTTTGGAGAAATTCTTTCCCAAGTTTCCAAAGAGATCTCCGGATAGATTTCTTCCATCGTGGAATCCGGAGGTTCCGGACTTAGATGATAAGATCCGTGTAAAGCGGATCGAAATACGTGCATCCTTTTCGGTTTGTAAAAACCAAGATACCAATCCGGAGTCAACGTAATTTTTCCACCTCCTCCGGGAAGATCATTTACGAACTGCGGAATTCCCATTCCCCCTATTTTTCCTCTCATATAGGAAATGATTTCGATACCTTTTGCAAGCGGGGTTCGAAAACCTCTCGAACCGGGAATCAGTTCCGGATCATACATATAATAGGCACGAACCCTCAACTCTAACAGTTTTTTATGAAGTTCTAACATAATTTTCCCGGAATCATTGATTCCTTTTAGTAGAACACATTGATTTCCGACACTCACTCCGGCTTTGAGAAGTTTTAGGATCGCTTCTTTCGCCTCGGAAGTGCATTCTTTTGCGTGATTAAACTGGGTATTACAAAAGATGGAAAGCCGATGAGTATTGTGAGATTCTATAATATTACAAAGATCTGATGTAATTCGAAACGGAAGCGTGACTGGATTTCGGGTACCAAGCCTGCAGATCTTTACGTGTTCGATCTTTTCCAATCGTTCCAAAATCCAGTCGATCTTGGAATCGCTCAGATTTAGAGGATCTCCGCCGGACAACACCACATCGGTCACTTCCGGACATGTTTCAACGTATTCAAAACAAGCTTCCAAATCCTCCGTAAGCATTCTCTCTTTAGAATCGGAAACCTTACGACCTCTCATACAATGTCTACAATAAACCGAACATTCGTGATTGGTAAAAAGAAGAACTCGATCCGGGTACATGTGAGTTAACCCTTTGACCGGAGACAATCGTTCCTCGTGCAGAGGATCGGGAGATTCTTCCGGAGAAAAAATAGACTCTGCTTCTCTCGGGATGATCATCTTTCGAATCGGATCGTCCGGATCTTCTGGGTCCGTTAGAGAAATGTAATATGGTGTCGCGGAAACATTGAGACGAATCGTATTCTCGATTCCGACTTTTTCACCTTCCGTCAAATCGAAGTAACGCCCCAGCTCAAAACCTTTCACACGATTTTGAAGCTGAGCTTTATAATCGTTCCAATCAAAAGAAGAAAACAACTTGGACCGATTTGCAAAACTTTCTCCCTTAGATTTTTGCGCAAACAGATGCGAATTAGAAGTCTTCATAAGAAGTTCTTCCTATTTTCTCCGACTCCGAGGAAAATCAAGCAAAGGGAAAAAGAAAATGTCAAAAGAATCCGTTTTCAAAAGACTGTCCTTTGATGACTGGTTTTTCCGTCGATTCTCTCAAAGCGCTTGCATTCGATGTAGATGGAACCTTGTTTTCGTCCGAAGGAATGATACTCGAAGTCTACAGAGACTCGATTCAAAATTTTTCCAAAACTTTCGAAATCCAAGTCGATCTTCCGTCCAGAGACCAACTTATGATGGAAATCGGAAAGCCTGTCAAAACCATTTTCCGCAATCTCCTTCCACAATTGAACGAAGAACAAAGAGACTCCATTTCCGATAGTGTGCTTCGTTTTTTATGCGAGAGAATCAAAAAAGGAGAGGGAGAACTCTACCCCTCGGTCAAAGAAACAATCGAATCCCTTGTAAGAAAAGGGTTTCGAATCCTAGCGGCTTCAAACGGACGAAAGCCATATATCGAAACCATCTTGGAAGTAGCGGGAGTTCTTTCCTATTTCGATCCGATTCTTGTCTTAGACAACGAACGAATCAAAACCAAGGGAGAAATCCTGAAAGAATACGTAAAACGAAACGATCTTAAACCGGACGAAATTCTCATGATAGGAGACAGACTTTCAGATCACGAGGCCGCCCGTCAGAACGGTTGTCCGTTTGCGTTTTGTTCGTACGGACACGCTCCTACAGGAGAAATTCCGGACTTTGAATTGGAACTCAAAAACCTCTCCGATCTGAACACAATCCTCTGATTTTTGCCTGTATGGATTCCTCTTTTCTTCCGAAAATGAAAAAGTGCCAGATTCCGAAAAAAGAAAAAATCTCATTTTCATTCTTACCGGAATTATTTTTACGTTAGTACTTTTAGATAAAAGTACAGGATCTGGATTTTCACTTTCCGGAATCGAATTCCGAAATATCGGAAAGATGAGTCCGGAATCCTATCCCAAAGGAAATCTCAATCACAAAGAGCTTATGGATCAAGCGGAAGACGAAATCCTGGGAGAACTTCTTCAAAACGGAAAC
Protein-coding regions in this window:
- a CDS encoding aminopeptidase P family protein; the protein is MTHTLYRERIAEVQKKLKDGEVLIVFAASHLIRNRDVDYKFRQDSDYYYLTGLDESDGILILKNSYKSIFVLPKDKEKEIWTGIRVGKEKAKELLRLDESFDTTEWESKLDEILLNQHTLYHFFGKNLVRDTKLIEWIYSLNQRSREGKFGPRRIESPDFLHWMRMFKSPAEIDALRESARITALGHERLMRESKPGMYEYELEAILESEYLKHGAWGGGYGHIVAGGKNATILHYTSNNCKLNDGELVLVDSGAEKGYYTADVTRNFPVGKKFSSEQKAVYEVVLKAQKEAVSNTKEGVEFVAIHDQAVRTLVEGLKDLGLLRDSIDSILEQGIFKKYYMHRTSHYLGMDVHDVGAYYQNGSSKKLESGQVITIEPGLYFDPTDLEIPEKFRGIGVRIEDDVLVQGSNPLNLTSMIPKEVDEIESRKN
- a CDS encoding acetylglutamate kinase, with amino-acid sequence MKHQEIFLKLLEVTDNTKDSFQFLKLFRSIEPEKFAVIYADSGTLMESAEALLYNLKILHKLDLYPVVVLDKDGISYTNLFYRNHNKEESPSILPGKLFRHPQNLAGAVISALSEKKIPVFVTGEKGPPLFTFLTKLCSTLHTKKLVHLYSRGGIFCEGNKISIFDVDSSIKPDPEDASLLFFCLELYKNVKDKEFGIAVTSASSLLKELFTIKGSGTLIRRKNRIDFIPDHRSISRDKLNLLIEKAFQRSLKENFWSQEFAGILLESEFKGCALVKKTPFGTFLSKFAVDEIARGEGVGRDIWDEMTRKFPVLFWRARKENTISKWYMKVCDGMQKEGIWIYFWIGVQEEHIPGICFFLRNYPQDLSSDP
- a CDS encoding glycosyltransferase family 9 protein; this translates as MNEKILLVQTAFLGDLILTTSFFREVKKKYQNSHLTVVVNKGTESVLEANPYIDRLIPLDKKEFKRSLWKFFSFLWSLRKERYTLCILPHFSFRSTLIGFASRAKVRIGYESAGFSFLLTKKIPRSIQGMHEVEKLFSLLYDREEYSKIQKRPELFWREESIFRVRVLMQENGLEEGNYVLLAPSSVWETKRMPASKFRILGERLAKESGKKVVLIGSKADIDLCEEVGAGYGINFAGKTNLPELSFLVSKTALMISNDSSPIHFASAFNIPTLAVFGATIPDFGYTPLADSFFISEIQGLYCRPCGIHGGKVCPEGHFRCMREQDMDKMFKAAIQLEKGNVK
- a CDS encoding transposase, with translation MDGILWILRTGAPWMDLPDRYPAYQTCHRRFQEWRKNGSLDKILEALLHDLEIRGKMDLSTCFIDGTFVPGKKGAYVLAKLNGERVQKSWLSSTKMVFLSPPGLKVLRRMKVSSRKVQSSAKKSKAKSKI
- a CDS encoding transposase — encoded protein: MSAGIESASPHESKLAEGAIIRKKVKGKIKDLVGDRAYDSDPLDEYLKKKYKVNLIAPHKSNRKKKKTQDGRKLRKYRGRWKIERTFSLATELQKICNSIRTKRSKLLWNSDTRMYHDRY
- a CDS encoding DCC1-like thiol-disulfide oxidoreductase family protein; the protein is MDTRVFLYDGECSFCSNLAAKLQNLNLDPKIRFKSFRDFSEKELREIHPNLNISVAEGNVQMIANGRRYPGFFAVRKLSHSLKGYRWIAPLLYLPLIPILGMIGMNFLKSLKSR
- the bfr gene encoding bacterioferritin, producing the protein MKGNKEVLEILAEVLSAELTAINQYFIHAKMNKNWGFKKLADFMKHESIDEMKHADEVIDRILYLDGVPDLQKYMKINVGKNIEEILKVDLDLEYAAVERFNRGIAIAVKNNDNGTRELFEKILVSEEEHIDWIESQQEIIRQIGVENYLAQQIE
- a CDS encoding thiolase family protein, which translates into the protein MSAPVFILDSELSHFGKTALDYHSLSYQTAIQLLERNSEFEPQFLIFAAMAPERYTGEIFLSARIKESLGLKNLFTIRTETASSSGASALHTAVYFLRSGAFQRGIVIATEVMSRLEREQNNLLLGSVLSERQKGFAMSMAQGGGMIATRYLHEYGYDRKDLYALSKKLHDNGLRNEKAHIRKNITEEEYFNSPLFASPLCLYDISPLSDGSCAVLLDSEKTKSPKRLEVRGIGHGIGDLSSPPGFLSFPSSVSAFAGAYKEADLKPERIQIAELHDAFTPFELIGAEDAGLFPRGKALRYVREGKTHPDGQLPINASGGLKTRGHPVGVSGLAQIAELQTWMYKEERFQNGLALSIGGLGINNFATILSKV
- a CDS encoding THUMP domain-containing class I SAM-dependent RNA methyltransferase — encoded protein: MTNFKKPIPKKSLRLKSKKPAIKNFPNDPRQKQNPFKSEWDFSKPDSFEYHASCPDGLSGLLREEILEAGLKIISENRGGVFFQGLAHTLKEFALSTGISSGISISLKHWKVENPEDLYDQAVQFPFEKILGPEHSFRIDSTTKDSLKDSRYATYKLKDAIFDRFRSQGKEPPKVSRDEPDFLFYLRSHSDHAKLSLGLNTRPLQQRGHGRIGGPAPMREILASALVRYSGWNTKSSLYDPFCGSGTIVVEAALKLLYSGYTNYRSLTASLPFKKLFGETNLNVKNYSEVKIFASDKNETTLNLARQNAKNAGVDHLITFFESDATVSENEKKISGGFIVTNPPYGVRIGTKEEAKEIYVVWGKKLKDHFAGNILALACGDTSLLGFLKLKKDKEQSLTIGKLEGKLVAYTLGK